From Flexistipes sp.:
TACAGGAATATGGTGCAGACGTCTCTTAGAATGGGTGAATATATGGGATATTATTGCAGTCAGGACAATTCCACTGACAATATGACTGTAAAAATGAGAAATGCTTTCAGATATATGCATCAGAATGTAGGAATGGATAATTTTACTGACAGCAGTATCCAGCCCGGCAAAATGGATGAGCGTTTTCCCGTGGAAATGGAAAATATGCAGCAATAACTTAAAGCGGAGGAAAACCTCCGCTTTTTTATTGGAGAATATCCGGTTTGGATTTTCTGCGTTTTAGTTCGGTATAAGAGTGAACAAAGAGAGTAAGAAGTATTATTGCACCACCGATGAAAGTGGCTTCCGGCGGTTTCTCACCAATTGCAAGCCAAACCCAGACAGGCCCAAGCACAGATTCTATCAGCTGAAACATGCTGGCTTCCGGCGAAGTAATATATCTTGTGGCGCTTGCCATAAAAATCATTGCCATGGGCATTTGAAAAAGCCCCATGATTCCAAGCACAATATAAGAATTAACACCCATATCAAGAGGTGCAGCCAGCGGCAGAAAAGCAAATCCCAGCATGAAGCCGCTGATACAGACAATCGGAGTTCTTTTCAATTCCGGATTTTTCCTCAGAAATGTGAGATTAAGACCCATGGAAGCGGCTGTTATGACAGCTATGATATCCCCCTTTAAATTTAAACTTCCCAGAGAATCCTGAAAAATTATTATAACGCCTATAAGTGAGATTATCATGGCAATCCACGTTTTACTTTTAACCGGTTCTCCCAGAAAAATTCTTGTGAAAAGTGCGGCGAAAAGCGGAGCCATACTGAGAATAACAACTGTATTGGCGACAGTTGTATTTTCAACAGACAGAACAAATCCGGCACCGCTTACAACAAAAATTGCTGAAGACAGAAGAGTTTTGAACCAGTTGCTTCTGAAATCCAGAAGTCTGTTAAAACCGTCTCTGAAAATGAGAAAAGCAGTGAGTGAAATCCCCATAAAGATTCCCCGCCAGAATATAATATTCCAAATATTTGTGTAGGCAATTCTGACAAGAAGGGCATCAAAGCTTATTATAAAAACACCGGTGGCCGCCAGTACTATTCCTTTGGCCTTGAGATTGTCCATTTAACTTTTTATCCTCAAAAATATAAATACAAATCCGCTTTTATCCCGAAATTTCCGGAAATACAACAGAAAAGAAAATTGAACAGATTATTAATAATTCATTTCATTTTGAAAATGGTTTTGTGAATGGTATAATTTAATATGGATAATGATAATCTTAAAGAAGTTTTAGATGTGGAGCATGAGGTAACGGAAAAAATCAATGAAGAGCAGAAGAAATTTGATTCTGAATTGAAACAGTTCAAAAATGAGCTTGAAGAGAAGATAGCTTCTTTGCAGGAAAATCTAAAGCAGGATTTAGAAATTTTCAGAGAAGAGTGCAAAAAAGATTTTGAGTACAAATTTAAAGAAGATTTGCAAAACCTCAAAGAGCGTAACGAAAGAATTAAAAATCTGGAATTTTCTTTTTTACAAACGATTATAGAACCCTACATAAAAGAAATACTGGATTGATTTTATGATAGTGAAAATGTCAAAGGTCCGCATCGTAGGACCCAAAGAATGCTCTGATAATGTGCTCAATGTTATTCAGCAGCTTGAATGCATGCAGATTGAGCGTTTCGAGGAAGAGATTGAGAGCCCGGAAAAAAGGTATCATGTTACCGAAAAAGAAATAACCGAGAAAGTATATCTTGAAGAATTCAAACAAAAAATTAACGAACTGTTCTCCTATCTGCCTGAAGTTGAAGTACGCAAGAGCTACATAAATCCTGTAAATGTTTTGGATTTTTTAAAAAATCTTGTGGATAAGCATAAAGAGTATTCCAGAACTATCAATGAGGAAATCAACAACTTAAAACAGAATCTCAGTTCTCTGGAGAAGCACAGAAGTTTTCTAACGGCTTTTGAAGACATTGCCACCAAAGATTACCGCCTTCTCAGTTCTGATGCAGTGGGACTGATTTTAAAAGATAAAAAATATCTGGAAAATCTTAATTTGATAGTGGAGGAAATCACAGATAATGCCTATGAGGTTTTCTCAAGGATACTGGATGATAAATCCATTGCAGTTATTTATGTTTTTGATGAGAGGTTTGCTGAGCCTGTAAGGAAAAAGCTCAGTATGGAAAATGTGAAGGAGTATCAGTTCCCCGAAGAGCTTGAGTCCAAATCCTTTTTCCAAAAACTTTCATACATTTCTGACAAAATTAAAAATATGGAAAACGAAATTTTGAGAAAGGAAGATGAACTGCATAATTTTGCCGTCAGATGGCTTCCCGTTTACCAGAGTGTTCTGAATTGGATTAATGCACGTTTAAACCTTATAAGTGCGAAAAATATTATATATGAGACCAAATACTGCTTTGTTATTTTTGGTTGGCTGCCTTCAAAGGATCTGGAAAAACTGAAAAATGCTATAGCAGATTACTGCCTTGAGGAGATTGATATTAAAGAGCTGGAAATCACTCAGGCTGACCTGAACAGAATTCCTGTGATGCTGCATAACTCAACTTACTTTAAGCCTTTCTCCCTTTTTACACGTTTTCTGCCTCTTCCTTCTTATACCTCATTCGACCCTACTATTTTTATCGGTATATTTCTTCCCGTTTTTTTTGGAATGATTTTGGGTGACATGGGATATGGTATTATTATCCTTATTATATCACTTGCAATGATTTTTTTGAGCAAACCTGACACAACTGTTTCCGATGCAGGTAAAGTTTTTTCCGTATGTGCCGTCTATACAATAATTTTCGGGTTTTTGTACGGGGAATTCTTCGGTTCCTTCGGCAGACATATTTTCGGATTGGAGCCGATTCTTGTGGATAGAGAAGAGGAAATCCTGACAACCGCTTATCTGGCAGTATCCATCGGTGTTTTCCACGTACTTTTAGGCCTTGTTTTAAACGGCATATCTTCGATAAGGTCAAAAAATCTGAAAAGTTTTATCACAAGCCTTGCCATGACAATACTTATTGCTGCCAGCGTTGTACTGTTAGTCGTTCTTTTTAAATGGGAGAAGGGGCTGCTCAGTATGAGTTTGATATGGATAATTGTGGGACTGACGTTTGTTCTGGTAATACTGGGCGGACTTATTGCTCCTCTGGAAATTTTGAAGAGTATGGGGAACATCATTTCTTATGTCCGTATAATGGCAATCGGACTGGCTTCGGTAATGCTCGCACATGTGGCAAATATGCTTTCGGGAAAAGCCGGGAATATTTTTCTGGGGATTTTTATAGCTGTACTGCTGCACCTTTTAAATCTTCTTCTTGGGGTGTTTTCCCCAACTATACATTCATTGAGGCTCAATTATGTGGAGTTTTTCAGTAAATTTCTGGAGTCGGAAGGAAAAGGTTTCAAACCATTAAAAAAATAATAAAGGGAGGCTTGTTATGGAAATTGTATGGAAGGCTTTCGCTGCGGCACTGGCAATAGGAATACCCGCTCTGGCAACAGCGTGGGCTCAGTCAAAGATAGGAGCTGCCGGCGCAGGTGCATTGGCTGAAAAACCGGAACTTCGGGGTACAATAATTATTCTTGTGGCTATTCCCGAAACTATGGTTATTCTCGGTTTTGTTGTCGCTTCAATGCTGCTTTTCGGGTGATTTCCTATGTCTCAGAGAAAGTTGATGGAAAGAATAAGAGAAAAAGCAGATGAAGAGATTGAGCAGCTGAAGAAAGAACATGAACTTCAGATTGAGCAGCTGAAAAACGAATACGAGAATAAACGAAAAGATATCGAAAATACGTTCAGCAGTGAAAAAGAAAAGATCAGAAA
This genomic window contains:
- a CDS encoding DMT family transporter — translated: MDNLKAKGIVLAATGVFIISFDALLVRIAYTNIWNIIFWRGIFMGISLTAFLIFRDGFNRLLDFRSNWFKTLLSSAIFVVSGAGFVLSVENTTVANTVVILSMAPLFAALFTRIFLGEPVKSKTWIAMIISLIGVIIIFQDSLGSLNLKGDIIAVITAASMGLNLTFLRKNPELKRTPIVCISGFMLGFAFLPLAAPLDMGVNSYIVLGIMGLFQMPMAMIFMASATRYITSPEASMFQLIESVLGPVWVWLAIGEKPPEATFIGGAIILLTLFVHSYTELKRRKSKPDILQ
- a CDS encoding V-type ATP synthase subunit I: MSKVRIVGPKECSDNVLNVIQQLECMQIERFEEEIESPEKRYHVTEKEITEKVYLEEFKQKINELFSYLPEVEVRKSYINPVNVLDFLKNLVDKHKEYSRTINEEINNLKQNLSSLEKHRSFLTAFEDIATKDYRLLSSDAVGLILKDKKYLENLNLIVEEITDNAYEVFSRILDDKSIAVIYVFDERFAEPVRKKLSMENVKEYQFPEELESKSFFQKLSYISDKIKNMENEILRKEDELHNFAVRWLPVYQSVLNWINARLNLISAKNIIYETKYCFVIFGWLPSKDLEKLKNAIADYCLEEIDIKELEITQADLNRIPVMLHNSTYFKPFSLFTRFLPLPSYTSFDPTIFIGIFLPVFFGMILGDMGYGIIILIISLAMIFLSKPDTTVSDAGKVFSVCAVYTIIFGFLYGEFFGSFGRHIFGLEPILVDREEEILTTAYLAVSIGVFHVLLGLVLNGISSIRSKNLKSFITSLAMTILIAASVVLLVVLFKWEKGLLSMSLIWIIVGLTFVLVILGGLIAPLEILKSMGNIISYVRIMAIGLASVMLAHVANMLSGKAGNIFLGIFIAVLLHLLNLLLGVFSPTIHSLRLNYVEFFSKFLESEGKGFKPLKK
- a CDS encoding ATPase; translated protein: MEIVWKAFAAALAIGIPALATAWAQSKIGAAGAGALAEKPELRGTIIILVAIPETMVILGFVVASMLLFG